From Dromaius novaehollandiae isolate bDroNov1 chromosome 36, bDroNov1.hap1, whole genome shotgun sequence, the proteins below share one genomic window:
- the NGDN gene encoding neuroguidin isoform X4 yields the protein MARRRLSLAAPPAYPRAKPAPSSRRPDWPPHPATPPPGGGKPPPRPRAALIGPRRRRRRALIGRGGGGGPRGPKMAAEVAEALTLLAALRDQVAAVTAHARTLLRRVREGQFRTEQGPSLLELRPQLLLLYLQDLALLAGAKVGGASLGAEPALPRLLETRVVLEKMRPVEQRLKYQVEKLLRAAAAGALGDNDPLRFRPAPGNMTTREEEEEEEEEGAAKAPGLGGGRRYVPPRLVPVQYAEAPPERAARERERERRLRRALSSSVLRELRQELSEAPEELPAGGGAAQPHGGRLQRERTRLEEAMLVRLSEGRRGRRRRGGAAGAESLEAVARFGAAGALLAPHEQDETPPKKRKKRPKAAKRKTKGFRRRR from the exons AtggcccgccgccgcctctcaTTGGCCGCGCCACCTGCCTATCCCCGCGCAAAGCCCGCCCCTTCCTCCCGCCGCCCTGATTGGCCGCCCCATCCCGCCACACCGCCTCCAGGGGGCGGGAAacctccgccccgcccccgcgccgctctCATTGgcccacggcggcggcggcggcgcgcgctgattggccgcggcggcggcggcggcccgcgcggccccaagatggcggcggagGTGgcggaggcgctgacgctgctggcGGCGCTGCGGGACCAG GTGGCCGCCGTCACGGCGCACGCGCGGACGCTGCTGCGGCGGGTGCGGGAGGGGCAGTTCCGCACCGAGCAG gGGCCGTCCCTGCTGGAGCTCcgcccccagctgctgctgctctaccTGCAGGACCTGGCGCTGCTGGCGGGGGCCAAGGTGGGCGGGGCCTCGCTGGGGGCGGAGCCCGCCCTGCCCCGCCTCCTGGAGACCCGCGtg gTGCTGGAGAAGATGCGGCCGGTGGAGCAGCGCCTCAAGTACCAGGTGGAGAAGCtgctgcgggcggcggccgccggggccctgG gtgaCAACGACCCGCTGCGCttccgccccgcccccggcaaCATGACGACGCGG gaggaggaggaggaggaggaggaggaaggagccgcGAAGGCgccggggctgggaggggggcgCCGCTACGTGCCCCCCCGCCTGGTGCCCGTGCAGTAcg cggagGCCCCcccggagcgggcggcgcgggagcgggagcgggagcggcggctgcggcgggcgctgAGCAGCTCGGTGCTGCGGGAGCTGCGCCAGGAGCTGAGCGAGGCCCCCGAGGagctgccggcgggggggggggcggcccagccccacggcgggcgGCTGCAGCGCGAGAG gACGCGGCTGGAGGAGGCCATGCTGGTGCGGCTgagcgaggggcggcgggggcggcggcggcgggggggggcggcgggggccgagaGCCTGGAGGCCGTCGCCCGCttcggcgccgcgggggccctgCTGGCGCCCCACGAGCAG gacgaGACCCCCCccaagaagaggaagaagaggccGAAGGCGGCGAAGAGGAAGACGAAGG gtttCCGCCGGCGACGCTga
- the NGDN gene encoding neuroguidin isoform X7, with protein MARRRLSLAAPPAYPRAKPAPSSRRPDWPPHPATPPPGGGKPPPRPRAALIGPRRRRRRALIGRGGGGGPRGPKMAAEVAEALTLLAALRDQVAAVTAHARTLLRRVREGQFRTEQGPSLLELRPQLLLLYLQDLALLAGAKVLEKMRPVEQRLKYQVEKLLRAAAAGALGDNDPLRFRPAPGNMTTREEEEEEEEEEEEGAAKAPGLGGGRRYVPPRLVPVQYAEAPPERAARERERERRLRRALSSSVLRELRQELSEAPEELPAGGGAAQPHGGRLQRERTRLEEAMLVRLSEGRRGRRRRGGAAGAESLEAVARFGAAGALLAPHEQDETPPKKRKKRPKAAKRKTKGFRRRR; from the exons AtggcccgccgccgcctctcaTTGGCCGCGCCACCTGCCTATCCCCGCGCAAAGCCCGCCCCTTCCTCCCGCCGCCCTGATTGGCCGCCCCATCCCGCCACACCGCCTCCAGGGGGCGGGAAacctccgccccgcccccgcgccgctctCATTGgcccacggcggcggcggcggcgcgcgctgattggccgcggcggcggcggcggcccgcgcggccccaagatggcggcggagGTGgcggaggcgctgacgctgctggcGGCGCTGCGGGACCAG GTGGCCGCCGTCACGGCGCACGCGCGGACGCTGCTGCGGCGGGTGCGGGAGGGGCAGTTCCGCACCGAGCAG gGGCCGTCCCTGCTGGAGCTCcgcccccagctgctgctgctctaccTGCAGGACCTGGCGCTGCTGGCGGGGGCCAAG gTGCTGGAGAAGATGCGGCCGGTGGAGCAGCGCCTCAAGTACCAGGTGGAGAAGCtgctgcgggcggcggccgccggggccctgG gtgaCAACGACCCGCTGCGCttccgccccgcccccggcaaCATGACGACGCGG gaggaggaggaggaggaggaggaggaggaggaggaaggagccgcGAAGGCgccggggctgggaggggggcgCCGCTACGTGCCCCCCCGCCTGGTGCCCGTGCAGTAcg cggagGCCCCcccggagcgggcggcgcgggagcgggagcgggagcggcggctgcggcgggcgctgAGCAGCTCGGTGCTGCGGGAGCTGCGCCAGGAGCTGAGCGAGGCCCCCGAGGagctgccggcgggggggggggcggcccagccccacggcgggcgGCTGCAGCGCGAGAG gACGCGGCTGGAGGAGGCCATGCTGGTGCGGCTgagcgaggggcggcgggggcggcggcggcgggggggggcggcgggggccgagaGCCTGGAGGCCGTCGCCCGCttcggcgccgcgggggccctgCTGGCGCCCCACGAGCAG gacgaGACCCCCCccaagaagaggaagaagaggccGAAGGCGGCGAAGAGGAAGACGAAGG gtttCCGCCGGCGACGCTga
- the NGDN gene encoding neuroguidin isoform X5, with amino-acid sequence MARRRLSLAAPPAYPRAKPAPSSRRPDWPPHPATPPPGGGKPPPRPRAALIGPRRRRRRALIGRGGGGGPRGPKMAAEVAEALTLLAALRDQVAAVTAHARTLLRRVREGQFRTEQGPSLLELRPQLLLLYLQDLALLAGAKVGGASLGAEPALPRLLETRVVLEKMRPVEQRLKYQVEKLLRAAAAGALGDNDPLRFRPAPGNMTTREEEEEEEEGAAKAPGLGGGRRYVPPRLVPVQYAEAPPERAARERERERRLRRALSSSVLRELRQELSEAPEELPAGGGAAQPHGGRLQRERTRLEEAMLVRLSEGRRGRRRRGGAAGAESLEAVARFGAAGALLAPHEQDETPPKKRKKRPKAAKRKTKGFRRRR; translated from the exons AtggcccgccgccgcctctcaTTGGCCGCGCCACCTGCCTATCCCCGCGCAAAGCCCGCCCCTTCCTCCCGCCGCCCTGATTGGCCGCCCCATCCCGCCACACCGCCTCCAGGGGGCGGGAAacctccgccccgcccccgcgccgctctCATTGgcccacggcggcggcggcggcgcgcgctgattggccgcggcggcggcggcggcccgcgcggccccaagatggcggcggagGTGgcggaggcgctgacgctgctggcGGCGCTGCGGGACCAG GTGGCCGCCGTCACGGCGCACGCGCGGACGCTGCTGCGGCGGGTGCGGGAGGGGCAGTTCCGCACCGAGCAG gGGCCGTCCCTGCTGGAGCTCcgcccccagctgctgctgctctaccTGCAGGACCTGGCGCTGCTGGCGGGGGCCAAGGTGGGCGGGGCCTCGCTGGGGGCGGAGCCCGCCCTGCCCCGCCTCCTGGAGACCCGCGtg gTGCTGGAGAAGATGCGGCCGGTGGAGCAGCGCCTCAAGTACCAGGTGGAGAAGCtgctgcgggcggcggccgccggggccctgG gtgaCAACGACCCGCTGCGCttccgccccgcccccggcaaCATGACGACGCGG gaggaggaggaggaggaggaggaaggagccgcGAAGGCgccggggctgggaggggggcgCCGCTACGTGCCCCCCCGCCTGGTGCCCGTGCAGTAcg cggagGCCCCcccggagcgggcggcgcgggagcgggagcgggagcggcggctgcggcgggcgctgAGCAGCTCGGTGCTGCGGGAGCTGCGCCAGGAGCTGAGCGAGGCCCCCGAGGagctgccggcgggggggggggcggcccagccccacggcgggcgGCTGCAGCGCGAGAG gACGCGGCTGGAGGAGGCCATGCTGGTGCGGCTgagcgaggggcggcgggggcggcggcggcgggggggggcggcgggggccgagaGCCTGGAGGCCGTCGCCCGCttcggcgccgcgggggccctgCTGGCGCCCCACGAGCAG gacgaGACCCCCCccaagaagaggaagaagaggccGAAGGCGGCGAAGAGGAAGACGAAGG gtttCCGCCGGCGACGCTga
- the NGDN gene encoding neuroguidin isoform X6, with the protein MARRRLSLAAPPAYPRAKPAPSSRRPDWPPHPATPPPGGGKPPPRPRAALIGPRRRRRRALIGRGGGGGPRGPKMAAEVAEALTLLAALRDQVAAVTAHARTLLRRVREGQFRTEQGPSLLELRPQLLLLYLQDLALLAGAKVGGASLGAEPALPRLLETRVVLEKMRPVEQRLKYQVEKLLRAAAAGALGDNDPLRFRPAPGNMTTREEEEEEEGAAKAPGLGGGRRYVPPRLVPVQYAEAPPERAARERERERRLRRALSSSVLRELRQELSEAPEELPAGGGAAQPHGGRLQRERTRLEEAMLVRLSEGRRGRRRRGGAAGAESLEAVARFGAAGALLAPHEQDETPPKKRKKRPKAAKRKTKGFRRRR; encoded by the exons AtggcccgccgccgcctctcaTTGGCCGCGCCACCTGCCTATCCCCGCGCAAAGCCCGCCCCTTCCTCCCGCCGCCCTGATTGGCCGCCCCATCCCGCCACACCGCCTCCAGGGGGCGGGAAacctccgccccgcccccgcgccgctctCATTGgcccacggcggcggcggcggcgcgcgctgattggccgcggcggcggcggcggcccgcgcggccccaagatggcggcggagGTGgcggaggcgctgacgctgctggcGGCGCTGCGGGACCAG GTGGCCGCCGTCACGGCGCACGCGCGGACGCTGCTGCGGCGGGTGCGGGAGGGGCAGTTCCGCACCGAGCAG gGGCCGTCCCTGCTGGAGCTCcgcccccagctgctgctgctctaccTGCAGGACCTGGCGCTGCTGGCGGGGGCCAAGGTGGGCGGGGCCTCGCTGGGGGCGGAGCCCGCCCTGCCCCGCCTCCTGGAGACCCGCGtg gTGCTGGAGAAGATGCGGCCGGTGGAGCAGCGCCTCAAGTACCAGGTGGAGAAGCtgctgcgggcggcggccgccggggccctgG gtgaCAACGACCCGCTGCGCttccgccccgcccccggcaaCATGACGACGCGG gaggaggaggaggaggaggaaggagccgcGAAGGCgccggggctgggaggggggcgCCGCTACGTGCCCCCCCGCCTGGTGCCCGTGCAGTAcg cggagGCCCCcccggagcgggcggcgcgggagcgggagcgggagcggcggctgcggcgggcgctgAGCAGCTCGGTGCTGCGGGAGCTGCGCCAGGAGCTGAGCGAGGCCCCCGAGGagctgccggcgggggggggggcggcccagccccacggcgggcgGCTGCAGCGCGAGAG gACGCGGCTGGAGGAGGCCATGCTGGTGCGGCTgagcgaggggcggcgggggcggcggcggcgggggggggcggcgggggccgagaGCCTGGAGGCCGTCGCCCGCttcggcgccgcgggggccctgCTGGCGCCCCACGAGCAG gacgaGACCCCCCccaagaagaggaagaagaggccGAAGGCGGCGAAGAGGAAGACGAAGG gtttCCGCCGGCGACGCTga
- the NGDN gene encoding neuroguidin isoform X1: MARRRLSLAAPPAYPRAKPAPSSRRPDWPPHPATPPPGGGKPPPRPRAALIGPRRRRRRALIGRGGGGGPRGPKMAAEVAEALTLLAALRDQVAAVTAHARTLLRRVREGQFRTEQGPSLLELRPQLLLLYLQDLALLAGAKVGGASLGAEPALPRLLETRVVLEKMRPVEQRLKYQVEKLLRAAAAGALGDNDPLRFRPAPGNMTTREEEEEEEEEEEEGAAKAPGLGGGRRYVPPRLVPVQYAEAPPERAARERERERRLRRALSSSVLRELRQELSEAPEELPAGGGAAQPHGGRLQRERTRLEEAMLVRLSEGRRGRRRRGGAAGAESLEAVARFGAAGALLAPHEQDETPPKKRKKRPKAAKRKTKGFRRRR; encoded by the exons AtggcccgccgccgcctctcaTTGGCCGCGCCACCTGCCTATCCCCGCGCAAAGCCCGCCCCTTCCTCCCGCCGCCCTGATTGGCCGCCCCATCCCGCCACACCGCCTCCAGGGGGCGGGAAacctccgccccgcccccgcgccgctctCATTGgcccacggcggcggcggcggcgcgcgctgattggccgcggcggcggcggcggcccgcgcggccccaagatggcggcggagGTGgcggaggcgctgacgctgctggcGGCGCTGCGGGACCAG GTGGCCGCCGTCACGGCGCACGCGCGGACGCTGCTGCGGCGGGTGCGGGAGGGGCAGTTCCGCACCGAGCAG gGGCCGTCCCTGCTGGAGCTCcgcccccagctgctgctgctctaccTGCAGGACCTGGCGCTGCTGGCGGGGGCCAAGGTGGGCGGGGCCTCGCTGGGGGCGGAGCCCGCCCTGCCCCGCCTCCTGGAGACCCGCGtg gTGCTGGAGAAGATGCGGCCGGTGGAGCAGCGCCTCAAGTACCAGGTGGAGAAGCtgctgcgggcggcggccgccggggccctgG gtgaCAACGACCCGCTGCGCttccgccccgcccccggcaaCATGACGACGCGG gaggaggaggaggaggaggaggaggaggaggaggaaggagccgcGAAGGCgccggggctgggaggggggcgCCGCTACGTGCCCCCCCGCCTGGTGCCCGTGCAGTAcg cggagGCCCCcccggagcgggcggcgcgggagcgggagcgggagcggcggctgcggcgggcgctgAGCAGCTCGGTGCTGCGGGAGCTGCGCCAGGAGCTGAGCGAGGCCCCCGAGGagctgccggcgggggggggggcggcccagccccacggcgggcgGCTGCAGCGCGAGAG gACGCGGCTGGAGGAGGCCATGCTGGTGCGGCTgagcgaggggcggcgggggcggcggcggcgggggggggcggcgggggccgagaGCCTGGAGGCCGTCGCCCGCttcggcgccgcgggggccctgCTGGCGCCCCACGAGCAG gacgaGACCCCCCccaagaagaggaagaagaggccGAAGGCGGCGAAGAGGAAGACGAAGG gtttCCGCCGGCGACGCTga
- the NGDN gene encoding neuroguidin isoform X2 has product MARRRLSLAAPPAYPRAKPAPSSRRPDWPPHPATPPPGGGKPPPRPRAALIGPRRRRRRALIGRGGGGGPRGPKMAAEVAEALTLLAALRDQVAAVTAHARTLLRRVREGQFRTEQGPSLLELRPQLLLLYLQDLALLAGAKVGGASLGAEPALPRLLETRVVLEKMRPVEQRLKYQVEKLLRAAAAGALGDNDPLRFRPAPGNMTTREEEEEEEEEEEGAAKAPGLGGGRRYVPPRLVPVQYAEAPPERAARERERERRLRRALSSSVLRELRQELSEAPEELPAGGGAAQPHGGRLQRERTRLEEAMLVRLSEGRRGRRRRGGAAGAESLEAVARFGAAGALLAPHEQDETPPKKRKKRPKAAKRKTKGFRRRR; this is encoded by the exons AtggcccgccgccgcctctcaTTGGCCGCGCCACCTGCCTATCCCCGCGCAAAGCCCGCCCCTTCCTCCCGCCGCCCTGATTGGCCGCCCCATCCCGCCACACCGCCTCCAGGGGGCGGGAAacctccgccccgcccccgcgccgctctCATTGgcccacggcggcggcggcggcgcgcgctgattggccgcggcggcggcggcggcccgcgcggccccaagatggcggcggagGTGgcggaggcgctgacgctgctggcGGCGCTGCGGGACCAG GTGGCCGCCGTCACGGCGCACGCGCGGACGCTGCTGCGGCGGGTGCGGGAGGGGCAGTTCCGCACCGAGCAG gGGCCGTCCCTGCTGGAGCTCcgcccccagctgctgctgctctaccTGCAGGACCTGGCGCTGCTGGCGGGGGCCAAGGTGGGCGGGGCCTCGCTGGGGGCGGAGCCCGCCCTGCCCCGCCTCCTGGAGACCCGCGtg gTGCTGGAGAAGATGCGGCCGGTGGAGCAGCGCCTCAAGTACCAGGTGGAGAAGCtgctgcgggcggcggccgccggggccctgG gtgaCAACGACCCGCTGCGCttccgccccgcccccggcaaCATGACGACGCGG gaggaggaggaggaggaggaggaggaggaggaaggagccgcGAAGGCgccggggctgggaggggggcgCCGCTACGTGCCCCCCCGCCTGGTGCCCGTGCAGTAcg cggagGCCCCcccggagcgggcggcgcgggagcgggagcgggagcggcggctgcggcgggcgctgAGCAGCTCGGTGCTGCGGGAGCTGCGCCAGGAGCTGAGCGAGGCCCCCGAGGagctgccggcgggggggggggcggcccagccccacggcgggcgGCTGCAGCGCGAGAG gACGCGGCTGGAGGAGGCCATGCTGGTGCGGCTgagcgaggggcggcgggggcggcggcggcgggggggggcggcgggggccgagaGCCTGGAGGCCGTCGCCCGCttcggcgccgcgggggccctgCTGGCGCCCCACGAGCAG gacgaGACCCCCCccaagaagaggaagaagaggccGAAGGCGGCGAAGAGGAAGACGAAGG gtttCCGCCGGCGACGCTga
- the NGDN gene encoding neuroguidin isoform X3, with amino-acid sequence MARRRLSLAAPPAYPRAKPAPSSRRPDWPPHPATPPPGGGKPPPRPRAALIGPRRRRRRALIGRGGGGGPRGPKMAAEVAEALTLLAALRDQVAAVTAHARTLLRRVREGQFRTEQGPSLLELRPQLLLLYLQDLALLAGAKVGGASLGAEPALPRLLETRVVLEKMRPVEQRLKYQVEKLLRAAAAGALGDNDPLRFRPAPGNMTTREEEEEEEEEEGAAKAPGLGGGRRYVPPRLVPVQYAEAPPERAARERERERRLRRALSSSVLRELRQELSEAPEELPAGGGAAQPHGGRLQRERTRLEEAMLVRLSEGRRGRRRRGGAAGAESLEAVARFGAAGALLAPHEQDETPPKKRKKRPKAAKRKTKGFRRRR; translated from the exons AtggcccgccgccgcctctcaTTGGCCGCGCCACCTGCCTATCCCCGCGCAAAGCCCGCCCCTTCCTCCCGCCGCCCTGATTGGCCGCCCCATCCCGCCACACCGCCTCCAGGGGGCGGGAAacctccgccccgcccccgcgccgctctCATTGgcccacggcggcggcggcggcgcgcgctgattggccgcggcggcggcggcggcccgcgcggccccaagatggcggcggagGTGgcggaggcgctgacgctgctggcGGCGCTGCGGGACCAG GTGGCCGCCGTCACGGCGCACGCGCGGACGCTGCTGCGGCGGGTGCGGGAGGGGCAGTTCCGCACCGAGCAG gGGCCGTCCCTGCTGGAGCTCcgcccccagctgctgctgctctaccTGCAGGACCTGGCGCTGCTGGCGGGGGCCAAGGTGGGCGGGGCCTCGCTGGGGGCGGAGCCCGCCCTGCCCCGCCTCCTGGAGACCCGCGtg gTGCTGGAGAAGATGCGGCCGGTGGAGCAGCGCCTCAAGTACCAGGTGGAGAAGCtgctgcgggcggcggccgccggggccctgG gtgaCAACGACCCGCTGCGCttccgccccgcccccggcaaCATGACGACGCGG gaggaggaggaggaggaggaggaggaggaaggagccgcGAAGGCgccggggctgggaggggggcgCCGCTACGTGCCCCCCCGCCTGGTGCCCGTGCAGTAcg cggagGCCCCcccggagcgggcggcgcgggagcgggagcgggagcggcggctgcggcgggcgctgAGCAGCTCGGTGCTGCGGGAGCTGCGCCAGGAGCTGAGCGAGGCCCCCGAGGagctgccggcgggggggggggcggcccagccccacggcgggcgGCTGCAGCGCGAGAG gACGCGGCTGGAGGAGGCCATGCTGGTGCGGCTgagcgaggggcggcgggggcggcggcggcgggggggggcggcgggggccgagaGCCTGGAGGCCGTCGCCCGCttcggcgccgcgggggccctgCTGGCGCCCCACGAGCAG gacgaGACCCCCCccaagaagaggaagaagaggccGAAGGCGGCGAAGAGGAAGACGAAGG gtttCCGCCGGCGACGCTga